The Salvelinus fontinalis isolate EN_2023a chromosome 13, ASM2944872v1, whole genome shotgun sequence DNA segment cagatatattttttaaatgtaaaaggtTAATAACACCAATTATTTTAGGATCATATAGGCCTGTTCCAATAGAGAACCTAGGCAGGTATTTAATTATATAATTGTTTGTCCTAGCCCCACAATAAATCTATTTGTTAAGTTTTATCTTAAAAGGTAATCGTTCCGATTCACATCGGCGAACAAGGGCCGCACTCTTAACAGCTTTTAAGTCATTACCCGACCTCTACAATTAGGCTATATCATATTAAACTAAAAAAACAACCTTGGTATTTATAATGTAATTTATAATTTTTTCTTcaaattaaataaagaaaaaatcaTAAAGAAAAAAGGTCAGCCTTACCTATCTTCGCCTTCCCCTAAATCAAAACCTGATATTACGTCCATATAGTCCAAAGTTCCATATTGTCTAAAAAGCATAAGTTCATCATACCCATTCTGCATTACCATAAGTCTAACCTTATTTTAAGTCCAAACGGCATGAATATAAAATTAAAAAGTTgttaatgcaacaaaaaaaaacaagtaCAAAACAATTTTTTTCGTCAAAAACAAATGAATCCATATTTGTAGTGCggcgcaaatatatatatattgggacTACTTCAACAGGAGATAGCTATCACTCACAGCCACGTTGTAATCTTCCAGTCCTTGAACATTTTGTTGTTTACCTAACATTTATCCACCACTAGACGAACGTTCTGTTTCTCTGCTCGGAGCCTTTTGAAAGTGGGGTACAGGGCACGTCGTCTTCACTTTCATGAGGAAATTGTTCATTTAATAGAGAATGGGGTGTTCAATTCCCTATCCTGTTGTAACAAGGCAATTTTCATTTTGTAGTGGGTTAGCATAACTACGATCGGACGGGGCCATCCCTCTGCTCTGCCACCGAAACGGTGAGCTCTTTGAAAATCAATTGTTTCCACCTGTTCGTCTGACACCTTGAGATTACGTTTCAtgaacaccttgactttttccctcTGACAGATAATTTTCGTTTTTGTTCTCCTTTATTCCCATTTATAACAATTATTTTTAATAATAATGCACTTTAGATATAGTAATTCGGCTGTCATTGTTTTATCATCATACCGTAGCCTCTCTGAAGTGTCTTTAAGGGAGTCCACGGTAGTTTTCAATATCTTATTTTCCGCTCGTATTTCTCCCATAATTTTATTATTGTAATCCATTCCTGTTTTTGAAGCCTCAACCTCCCCCAGTAGCCCAGGCAATAGATCCAGTTTAACTGCTCGCTCATGCTTGTAAGCAATGCTCTATCTTCTGGAGACAGAGTTATAAAAACGTCCCCCTCCAATGTTAAAATTAAGAATTTTAGACGGCGGCTTCCCTCCGGTTTCGCTCGCAGAACTCGAGGAAAGGTCTTCCCTTGTTCGCTTCGATGTATCCGTTTCTTTTTCGAGCAAATCAAAATTCTGATCAATAAATGGTTCCAGATTCTCTATTATCCAGAATGTTTGTTTCGTAGTTATCAGCTAATCCTCATTTTTTTGTGTGATTAATTCATGGAACAAGCTGTGCTTGCTTACCACGCTGCCACGTCATCAACACCTGTTTTAGTACTTAAGCTCCCCCTCCTACCCGATAGTCTCCAGATTTCCATCTAACTAAAGGCAATTTTAAAGTATAGTTTCACCAGATCATCTAACTTGGCATTTCAACGGTGGCGCGCACAACAACAGGGAGACGTGCACTTAAATCCCATACATTAATCTGGAAATATAACCAACTTTATTCTCAATGTATTTTGTTTATTCTCAACATATTGCAACTTTATTCACGAAATGTTATTTACTTTTCTCGAAATATTGGCACTTATTTTTTGCATGATAGTACTTTAAAAAATATGTATTATTAAAAGTATCTTAAGCATATTGTACCTCGTTtttgtttgtgtatatatataacctgtctGTTATTTTGTCTCTATCACAGTAAAATGCTTTTTGACACTCCAGAAGAAGATGCCAACTACAACCCCCTTCCCGAGGAGCGTCCAGGGGCGTTCGCCTGGGGAGAGGGACAGCGCCTCGGGGGTTAATCTAGCCCCCCACCACAGGATCACTTTATAATGGACATTCCCTCAGCGAGACAGAGGGACAATTATTATTTTCTTGACTTATTTCTCTAGTTCTGGATGGAGAACGCCAATATCCAACCAGAGCTTTTCTGGGGTTGGTGTGTGGCTTACATCTCCCTGAAACTATTCTATAAGCCAGACTGTCACTTTAAGACCACATGAGGACATAACAACAGCAAGGGACTTTTGATGGGGAACCTTTGGCTGTGTTGATGTTTGGCTTTATCTCTGGGGGAATATTGTCTATGGGAAACGGAGGCCAAAATTGAATGAATTCAGATCTTGAGGGTTTTTTCCATTttactttttaaaatatatatatataattaacgTGTGGCGAATGTAGATATTGCTGGATATATTTTCTTTGTCAGttttttgtaaggcgttccatatttgatttatttcattaATGTGATTTCAGTCCCAAAAGAGTGCTTGGATGCACTAGGCATCAACAATGTGAACTCTTGCATAACTTACATATTGAATAAAAGCACACATTTTGTTTATTGCAACTGTAGAAACAATTATTACTGTAACTGcaaacaaatcaaactgcatATGTTATTTACCCTCCTCTGGTAGAAGGCAGTGTATGGAAGGTTTCAGAACTTTAGTTCAAAGGGGCAATTGGTACACCCATTTTTGGACTATATACTaattgattcttaaagaatataatTTGTAAATCCCTCATGAGTGTAGTTCAActgtcagaacccaaaatatagatTGTGTATATTTATACTCTGGTCAATATTCATATTGAAACTACACAGCTTCTCCTTTTTTCTATACCTTCTAACTACAGGACAATAAGAGTTTCAATTACAAAGTATACCCTGAAACACAACTAAATTGTGTTGAATTCTTAGTTAAATGAAAGTACACATTGTAACAAGATATCTTCTCGGTAAATACCAGGCAGCTATACCAGTTGGCAGAGGACTGAAGTAAAGCATTACCAAATAAATTAGTAAACATTAAAGCTGTATCAGCTGAAGATGAGGATAGTCATAGTTGTACCAATATCTAATTTGGTCTAGCTGGAGTATACCTTATGTGCCACCACAGTGTCTTTAAAATAGGCTCTGTTGCCTCTGGCCTTATCCCACATCATCATAGTCCTCCTCACTCTGACAGTCTGCTCCAATGTCATCGTAATCCTCTGAGATGCTGTCACTTGCATGGCACACGTCCTGACACACCACTGTCTCTGTGTGATGGTATGGCAGAGGGGCCTCGTTATCTACTTTCACAATGTAGGGTAGCTCTGCAAGGTTCTCACAGTTTTCGATCTCTGGAAAGCAAAGACACATTATTGACAGTTGAAGCTGCCCAAAAGGTGTTTTCTTACTGTGTGCTTAAAGGTTCCTATTGTGAATGTTATACAAAACAGCTTTATCCTTGTGTAATATTACTCCGTTGTGTGCTCATGATTGCATTTTAAGGCTCATCCCATGAAACCTGATGCTTACTGGGGTAGGACGTGAGAAACTGTGTCATGGGTGGTAAAGGAGTCAAATCATCCTTCAGATCTTTGGGATGATATTTGCTGCTCCTGGATAAGGGAGAAACCCAAGAAATTAGGTGTCCACCTTGGAAAATACTTTTGACAAGCCCCCTCTCCCATCCCCGGACTACTGAAAATCCCTAAAACAAATGGCCCTATATTGTTGATTCAAAGGTTTGAGGGGAATAGAGGACCACAATGGTGGTTTTGTGTTAATGAATGATGAGTCAACAAAATCACTATAAATATCCATTTAAATGTTAAGTTACATCAACTGAATAGTGCAAGACACTTACTGGGCATAAGACTCAGGGATTGTGTGACTTGGCcaatttgtattgtattgttcagcAGCTGTAAAAAAAATATGATAGTTGAGACAATGTGCACAGACTTTGAAACAGATAGTTCATATCAACAGTGTCTAGTATAGTCTCTGTTGCCTCTGGCCTTATCCCACATCATCATAGTCCTCCTCACTCTGACAGTCTGCTCCGATGTCATCATAGTCCTCTGAAATGCTGTCCTGACacacctctgtctctgtgtgatggTATGGCGGAGGAGGGGCCTCGTTATCTACTTTCACATTGTAGGGTAGCTCTGCAAGGTTCTCATAGCTTTCGATCTCTGGaaagcagacacacacattgACCGTTGAAGCTGACATTGAACAGGTGCCCAAAAGGTGTTTTCTTACTGTGGGCTTAAAGGTTCCTATTGTGAATGTTATAACACAACAGCTTTATCCTTGTGTAACATTACTCCCATTGCGTGCTTATGATTGCATTTAAATGCTCATCCCATGAAACCTGATGCTTACCGGGGTAGGATGTGAGAAACTGTGTCCTGGGTGGTAAAGGAGGCAAATCCTCCTCCAGATCTTTGGGGTGATATTTGCTGCTCCTGAATAAGGGAGAAACCAATGGGAGAAACCTGAGAAATTAGGTGTCCACCTTGGAAAATGCTTTTGACAAGCCCCCTCTCCCATCCCCGGACTACT contains these protein-coding regions:
- the LOC129868389 gene encoding uncharacterized protein LOC129868389 isoform X2; this encodes MALLREFLLWVVLGMIFVSLVIGLIFVFINKCISKKAAEQYNTNRPSHTIPESYAQSSKYHPKDLEEDLPPLPPRTQFLTSYPEIESYENLAELPYNVKVDNEAPPPPYHHTETEVCQDSISEDYDDIGADCQTAEQYNTNWPSHTIPESYAQSSKYHPKDLKDDLTPLPPMTQFLTSYPKIENCENLAELPYIVKVDNEAPLPYHHTETVVCQDVCHASDSISEDYDDIGADCQSEEDYDDVG
- the LOC129868389 gene encoding uncharacterized protein LOC129868389 isoform X1 → MALLREFLLWVVLGMIFVSLVIGLIFVFINKCISKKAAEQYNTNRPSHTIPESYAQFLPLVSPLFRSSKYHPKDLEEDLPPLPPRTQFLTSYPEIESYENLAELPYNVKVDNEAPPPPYHHTETEVCQDSISEDYDDIGADCQTAEQYNTNWPSHTIPESYAQSSKYHPKDLKDDLTPLPPMTQFLTSYPKIENCENLAELPYIVKVDNEAPLPYHHTETVVCQDVCHASDSISEDYDDIGADCQSEEDYDDVG